One part of the Tunicatimonas pelagia genome encodes these proteins:
- a CDS encoding anthrone oxygenase family protein, with protein MEISFKSITLYTAVVLTGLSAGFFYAWAVSAIPGIRRVADLTYLETMQSINRAVLNPAFFLIFFGSLILLVISTVQQYQAGLVFWLMLVATTIYLIGTFGVTVFGNVPLNNMLDALTISELSPNQIIETRQQYEVQWNQLHTIRTWFSVLSFLVSLLAAFNFSKIL; from the coding sequence ATGGAAATTTCATTTAAATCAATTACACTTTATACAGCAGTAGTGCTGACTGGCCTTTCGGCCGGATTCTTTTATGCTTGGGCGGTATCAGCCATTCCTGGTATTCGCAGAGTGGCAGACCTTACCTATCTGGAAACCATGCAGTCTATCAACCGGGCCGTTTTAAACCCCGCTTTCTTTCTGATTTTCTTCGGTAGTTTAATCTTGTTAGTAATCAGTACCGTCCAACAGTATCAGGCCGGGCTCGTCTTTTGGCTAATGCTAGTAGCGACCACCATTTACTTGATCGGAACTTTCGGGGTGACAGTCTTTGGTAATGTACCACTCAACAACATGCTAGATGCCCTAACAATTAGCGAATTAAGTCCCAATCAGATCATTGAGACCCGGCAGCAGTACGAAGTGCAGTGGAACCAACTACACACAATCCGAACTTGGTTTTCCGTGCTTTCATTTCTAGTCTCACTGCTAGCAGCCTTCAACTTTTCAAAAATACTTTAA
- a CDS encoding FecR family protein: protein MSQNQQQLLQKYLAGQCNRAELEELLNYLQNHPEGEAHQDTIQNLWQELHDTQTLTQEQSEELYQQISDRLPRQQVSAPWKIAASIGGVLLGLLLVYSLWINGEVTQMAGFAETRTIVLPDQSTVVLNGNSSVRYDRQWDSSAPRQVWLEGEAYFSVQHLANDQSFTVYTDNLVVEVLGTEFNVQSRRGATQVTLDAGKVKLNGLGATATQFANVILQPGEQATLTEQQNFVLTTVETAPVTAWRNHELIFNETPLSEVAHTIEDLYGHPVIIASDSIRQLKLTGTLPNNDMNTLLALLSEIFGIQATEEEGKIQLRE from the coding sequence ATGTCTCAAAATCAGCAGCAGTTACTTCAAAAATACTTGGCCGGTCAGTGTAACCGAGCCGAATTGGAGGAGCTACTCAACTATCTGCAAAATCATCCAGAAGGCGAAGCCCATCAAGATACTATTCAAAATCTCTGGCAGGAACTTCACGATACCCAAACTCTTACTCAAGAACAATCCGAAGAGTTATATCAGCAGATTTCTGATCGCTTGCCCCGTCAACAAGTATCTGCTCCCTGGAAAATAGCCGCTAGTATTGGCGGGGTACTACTAGGCCTACTGCTAGTTTATTCCCTGTGGATAAATGGTGAGGTAACTCAAATGGCCGGTTTTGCTGAAACTCGCACCATCGTTCTACCTGACCAATCTACCGTAGTGCTAAACGGTAACTCATCGGTCCGTTACGATCGGCAGTGGGACTCTAGTGCGCCTCGGCAAGTTTGGCTGGAAGGTGAAGCTTACTTCTCGGTTCAACACCTGGCCAACGATCAATCATTTACGGTCTATACCGATAACCTGGTAGTGGAGGTGCTGGGAACTGAGTTTAATGTGCAGAGCCGACGCGGAGCCACTCAAGTAACCCTGGATGCCGGAAAGGTGAAACTCAATGGTTTAGGAGCAACGGCTACTCAATTTGCTAATGTCATCTTACAACCCGGTGAGCAGGCGACCCTTACTGAGCAGCAAAATTTCGTACTCACTACCGTGGAAACCGCTCCGGTAACCGCCTGGCGAAACCACGAGCTAATCTTTAATGAAACTCCCCTCAGTGAAGTGGCGCACACCATTGAGGACTTGTACGGTCATCCGGTGATTATTGCCAGTGATAGCATTCGGCAACTAAAGCTCACTGGTACTTTACCCAACAACGATATGAACACCCTCTTAGCACTACTGAGCGAGATATTTGGCATTCAGGCTACTGAAGAGGAAGGAAAGATACAACTACGAGAATAG
- a CDS encoding RNA polymerase sigma factor encodes MEQDQLFILTRLKKGHESAFRVVYDRYHQRIYGFSLKFTHSAEDAQEVVQNTFIKLWQHRAQIDPKQPLEPYLYQIAKNENLKFLQKVARNKDLRDQLHQRMNSLVSTTEQEVIFTEYTAIAQQAIALLPPKRKLVYELSHQQGKTTREIATYMGTTPQTVRQQLAQALHFIKIYLKQHADLSLGLLMALLAQF; translated from the coding sequence ATGGAACAGGATCAACTTTTTATTTTAACCCGCTTAAAAAAGGGGCACGAGTCTGCCTTTCGGGTAGTGTATGATCGCTATCACCAGCGTATTTACGGCTTCTCTTTAAAGTTCACTCACTCCGCAGAAGATGCTCAGGAGGTGGTGCAAAACACTTTCATTAAGCTTTGGCAGCACCGTGCTCAAATTGACCCTAAACAACCGTTAGAACCCTATCTCTACCAGATTGCAAAGAATGAAAACTTAAAGTTTCTTCAGAAAGTAGCCCGAAATAAGGATTTACGCGATCAATTGCACCAGCGAATGAATTCGCTAGTATCTACTACGGAGCAAGAAGTCATTTTTACTGAATACACTGCTATTGCTCAGCAAGCTATTGCGCTACTTCCTCCCAAGCGAAAATTGGTATACGAACTATCGCATCAGCAAGGAAAAACCACTCGCGAGATTGCCACGTATATGGGTACTACTCCCCAAACCGTACGCCAACAATTAGCGCAAGCCTTGCACTTTATAAAAATCTACCTCAAGCAACACGCTGACCTCAGCCTAGGATTATTAATGGCTCTACTGGCTCAGTTCTAA
- a CDS encoding NmrA family NAD(P)-binding protein: MTSNILVIGGTGKTGRKVAQRLQAKGQNVRIGSRNASPAFDWQDSTTWLTALEGMNKVYVTFQPDLAVPGAVEAIRAFVNQAQKSKIKKLVLLSGKGEQEAERCEQAIMNSGLDYTIVRASWFNQNFSESFFLDPIRAGHVALPKAEAKVPYVDTDDIADVVVGALMSNQHNSQIYQLTGPQLLTFSEVVREIAQVAGRTIQFTPISMDTYATMLKEQGVPKEYIWLISYLFTEVLGTPGNNIVTDDIEKVLGRKPKSFSQYVAETAITGVWQPQATASV, from the coding sequence ATGACTAGCAACATTTTAGTTATCGGCGGAACCGGAAAAACCGGCCGAAAGGTAGCCCAACGACTACAAGCGAAAGGGCAAAACGTTAGAATTGGATCGCGTAATGCTAGCCCGGCGTTTGACTGGCAAGATTCCACTACCTGGCTCACTGCACTGGAAGGAATGAACAAAGTGTACGTTACCTTTCAACCCGACTTGGCTGTACCAGGAGCAGTAGAAGCAATTCGGGCATTCGTTAATCAAGCTCAAAAAAGTAAAATTAAGAAACTAGTGCTTCTGTCGGGGAAAGGAGAACAAGAAGCTGAGCGATGCGAACAAGCTATTATGAATTCGGGACTGGATTACACCATTGTACGAGCCAGTTGGTTCAATCAGAATTTCAGCGAAAGCTTTTTTCTAGACCCTATTCGGGCTGGCCACGTAGCACTGCCTAAAGCCGAAGCGAAGGTACCTTACGTAGACACAGATGATATTGCCGACGTAGTGGTGGGGGCACTAATGAGCAATCAGCATAACAGTCAAATCTATCAATTGACTGGCCCCCAACTGCTCACCTTCTCGGAGGTAGTTCGTGAAATCGCTCAGGTCGCCGGCAGAACAATTCAGTTTACGCCAATATCAATGGATACCTACGCTACGATGCTGAAAGAACAAGGCGTACCTAAAGAATACATCTGGTTGATTAGTTACCTATTTACCGAAGTGCTGGGCACTCCCGGCAACAATATAGTGACTGACGATATCGAAAAAGTACTAGGCCGAAAACCCAAGAGCTTTTCTCAGTACGTGGCCGAGACTGCGATCACAGGAGTTTGGCAACCTCAGGCGACAGCATCGGTGTAA
- a CDS encoding helix-turn-helix transcriptional regulator has protein sequence MTRDIIDINDFTILVETSAAEETSVDSCVFEEPLIAVAFYGSGNVNLSVRYGEKQKDFSYTKSMALSFYADDQVEFIHTVSAQKPLRCIVIATAPRNLQQLPHHEGELFSQLLSQLVNPADHYVEGPLFYMTPEIQTVVDQVFENQYQGKAKMMFFRSQMTLLLAHFFGQLSSLNEVTSSSGGIKNEERERLYQAKEILTANLENPPSLTELSRQIGLNSFKLKKDFKALFGVPVFKYLQNERLTRAHTLLRNQDVSIQEAAWHVGYDSLSSFSNAFVQKFGFRPSEVKR, from the coding sequence ATGACTCGGGATATTATCGATATTAACGACTTCACTATTCTGGTGGAGACATCTGCCGCAGAAGAAACCTCAGTGGATTCTTGCGTTTTTGAAGAACCGCTCATTGCCGTGGCGTTTTACGGCTCAGGTAATGTTAATTTAAGCGTACGGTACGGAGAAAAGCAGAAAGACTTTAGCTACACCAAAAGTATGGCCCTGTCATTTTATGCCGACGATCAGGTAGAGTTTATCCACACCGTATCGGCACAAAAGCCACTCCGTTGTATCGTAATTGCCACTGCGCCTAGAAACCTACAACAGCTTCCCCATCATGAGGGTGAACTATTCTCCCAACTCTTATCTCAGCTAGTAAATCCTGCCGATCACTACGTAGAAGGCCCGTTGTTTTACATGACTCCGGAGATACAGACCGTTGTAGATCAAGTATTTGAAAATCAGTATCAGGGTAAGGCTAAGATGATGTTTTTCCGCAGCCAGATGACATTGCTGCTCGCCCACTTTTTCGGCCAGCTATCCAGTCTGAACGAAGTAACATCTTCGAGCGGGGGGATAAAAAATGAAGAAAGAGAGAGGCTGTACCAAGCCAAAGAGATTCTTACTGCTAATCTGGAAAACCCGCCTTCCCTTACCGAATTATCCAGGCAAATTGGATTGAATAGCTTTAAACTTAAAAAAGACTTTAAGGCGCTTTTTGGAGTACCAGTATTCAAGTATCTTCAAAACGAACGCTTGACCCGAGCGCACACACTACTTCGGAATCAGGACGTATCCATTCAGGAAGCTGCTTGGCACGTAGGCTACGACAGCCTGAGCTCGTTCTCCAATGCTTTTGTCCAAAAATTTGGCTTCCGTCCCAGCGAAGTGAAACGATAA